The Theropithecus gelada isolate Dixy chromosome X, Tgel_1.0, whole genome shotgun sequence genome includes a window with the following:
- the MAGEE2 gene encoding melanoma-associated antigen E2 has translation MSLVSQNARRCNAEITADYSDGRGEIQATNASGPPTPMLVVDVPQCPQAPINPQCVNTCQAVQNTNDLEVLIDEQSRRLGALRVHDPLEDRSIALVNFMRMKSQKEGSIQQSEMLEFLREYSDQFPEILRRASAHLDRVFGLNLRVIDPQADTYNLVSKRGSQITDRIVESLDMPKASLLALVLGHILLNGNRAREASIWDLLLKVDMWDKPQRINNLFGNTRNLLTTDFVRMQFLEYWPVYGTNPLEFEFLWGSRAHSEITKMEALKFVSDAHDEEPQSWPEEYNKALEADKTKERSLTAGLEFWSEDTMNDKANDLVQLAISVSEELLPIHQDELLAHTGKEFEDVFPNILNRATLILDMFYGLSLIEVDTSEHIYLLVQQPESEEEQVMLESLGRPTQEYVMPILGLIFLMGNRVKEANVWNLLRRFSVDVGRKHAITCKLMRQRYLECRPLSYSNPVEYELLWGPRAHHETTKMKVLEYMARLYRKRPQDWPEQYREAVEDEEARAKSEATTMFFLGPM, from the coding sequence ATGTCTCTGGTAAGCCAGAATGCACGCCGCTGTAACGCAGAGATCACTGCAGATTACAGCGACGGCAGAGGTGAAATACAAGCTACTAACGCCTCCGggccccccacccccatgctAGTCGTTGATGTCCCCCAGTGCCCTCAGGCACCAATCAACCCTCAGTGTGTCAACACTTGCCAGGCCGTTCAGAACACGAATGACCTGGAAGTCCTGATCGACGAGCAGTCCAGACGTTTGGGGGCGCTCAGGGTCCACGACCCTCTAGAAGACAGGTCAATTGCTTTGGTGAATTTCATGAGAATGAAAAGCCAGAAGGAGGGGTCTATTCAGCAGTCCGAGATGCTGGAGTTTCTCAGAGAGTACTCAGATCAGTTCCCTGAGATCCTCAGACGAGCCTCAGCTCACCTGGACCGGGTCTTTGGGTTGAACCTGAGAGTTATTGATCCACAGGCTGACACATACAATTTAGTCAGCAAACGGGGTTCCCAGATCACCGATAGGATAGTGGAGTCCTTGGATATGCCAAAAGCAAGTCTCCTGGCCCTAGTCCTAGGCCACATCCTCTTGAATGGGAACCGAGCAAGAGAGGCATCCATTTGGGACCTGCTGCTAAAAGTTGATATGTGGGATAAGCCTCAGAGGATCAATAACCTCTTTGGGAACACAAGGAACCTCCTCACCACTGACTTTGTGCGCATGCAATTCTTGGAGTACTGGCCGGTGTATGGCACTAATCCCCTTGAATTTGAGTTCTTGTGGGGCTCTAGAGCCCATAGTGAAATCACAAAGATGGAAGCCCTGAAGTTTGTGTCAGATGCCCATGATGAAGAACCCCAGAGCTGGCCAGAAGAATATAACAAGGCCCTGGAAGCTgacaaaaccaaagaaagaagCCTGACTGCTGGCTTAGAGTTCTGGTCGGAGGACACTATGAATGATAAGGCAAATGATTTGGTCCAGTTGGCTATTAGTGTCTCTGAGGAGTTGCTGCCTATACATCAGGATGAGCTATTGGCTCACACTGGCAAAGAATTTGAggatgtgttcccaaatatcctcaATAGAGCTACTCTAATTCTTGATATGTTCTATGGGTTGTCTCTGATTGAGGTTGATACCAGTGAGCACATCTACCTCCTTGTCCAGCAACCAGAATCAGAGGAAGAGCAAGTGATGCTAGAGAGCCTGGGGAGACCCACTCAAGAATATGTAATGCCAATCCTAGGTTTGATATTCTTGATGGGCAACCGTGTCAAAGAGGCCAATGTCTGGAACTTGCTTCGAAGATTTAGTGTGGATGTAGGGAGAAAGCATGCCATCACCTGTAAGCTTATGAGACAGCGCTATCTGGAATGCAGGCCACTGTCCTACTCTAACCCAGTTGAATATGAGCTTCTATGGGGTCCTCGAGCTCACCATGAAACCACCAAAATGAAAGTCTTGGAGTACATGGCCAGGCTCTACAGAAAGCGACCACAGGACTGGCCAGAACAATATAGGGAGGCTGTGGAAGATGAGGAGGCCAGAGCCAAATCTGAGGCAACTACCATGTTCTTCCTTGGTCCCATGTGA